Below is a window of Prosthecochloris sp. GSB1 DNA.
CGACGGGTTCCGTCTCATAGACGAAGGGGCGTCCCTCTTGAAGAACGGCGGGGATTCGGTTCGCGCCGCGGCGCTTGTCAGGAAGGGCAACATCAAGCTTCTGCGTCATGAGCAGATCAATACGCTTCAGCCGGTTTTCGACGCCATCAGTCCGCAGGGAAGGATAGTGGTGTCGTTCGGCAGCGAGATGAATTTCGGCGAGGGCGCTCCTCCGGGGGCCTCGCAACGGGCTTCCTTCGCCGACCATTTCGGATATGTAGAGACCCTCACGGGGCAGAGGAGCGTCATTCGGCCGGATGACCGGTGGCGGTGGATCGAGGACTGCGTGCTTCCGGCGTGGAACGCCGTCGATGAATCGTTTCATTCATGGAAAGGTGTCGCCTCGAGATTCAACGCGATGGAAGCAGGGGAGACGAACCTGTTGCAGGAGGCGGCCCGTTTTGCGGCGACCCTTTCGTTTCTGGAATGAGACCGGGGCCGAATCAGAGCGCTTCCTTGGTCACGAGCCAGTAGGAAATGCCTAGGCCGAGCACCACGGCGGCGATTCCGTAGAGGTAATCAGCGGAGATTTTATCGAAATCGAGAATGATGACTTTCCGTGAGATAGCCATCAGCGCCGTGGCTACGACAAGCTTGACGGGAACGATATTCGTACCGAGGTAAAGCCGGATGTTTATGAAAATTTCAATGGCGATAAGCACGGCCAGAAAAGCGCCGAAGGTCTGCAAAAGGTCGTTAATGTTGAGCAGCAGAAACGGGGGTTCGCTCAGCCTCGTGTAGAGGACGTGGATGACGTCGCCGATTCCCCAGATTATCACCAGCACCATCAATACGCTCAGCACCCGCACCGCGGCGCGGATGATGCGATGAAGAAACCCCACCAGCCGGTCCTCGTGCACAGAAGGCAGCTCCTCGTGGTACTTGATCGTTTCACTTTCAGCGCCTTTGTTCATTGGCTTTGCGCTCTCAGGGTTGCGTGACGTCTTTTCTGCAGCTCTTCCCATGTTGTAACCCGCTTTTTGCTTTGTTCATTCCGTTTCTGTCCGTCCGCCGCTATTTCGCGGTTCGCAGCGCATCGACCGGGTTGAGGTTCGCGGCAACCCAGGCGGGAAAAATACCGAATCCGATACCTATTGCCGAACAGACTGCGATGGAGACGAATATCCACAATACCGGCAGTATGAGCGGGAGGTTGAAGGTCGCCGCGACGATGTTGCCCGCACCGGCGCCCAGGACGATGCCGATGCTTCCCCCCATAAGGGAAAGAAACAACGCTTCGAGCAGGAACTGTCTCAGGATGGTTCTCGCCGGAGCGCCGATCGATTTGCGGATACCGATTTCACGGGTTCGTTCGGTGACGCTCACCAGCATGATGTTCATGATGCCGACACCCGCGGTCACAAGCGCCATGAAGCTGATGATGAACGCGCCGATACTGATGGTGCGTTGAAAGTCCCTGAATGATTCCACGAGCGATTCGTTGGTCCTGAACTCGAAATCGTTCGGCTCCTCTATCGTCAGGCCCCTCGCGATACGCATGGCTCCCGTCGCGCGGTCGAGGGTTGCCCGATACTCATTCTGGGAGTAGGCTTCGACGGTGATGCCGATGCTGCTGTGAAGGTCGATGTGCTGGAGGTATCTGGTGATCGGTATGACGATGAGATTGTCCTGGCTCTGTCCGAAAGCCGCGCCTTTACGGTTGAAGACGCCGACGATTCTGTGGATCCTGCCGTTTACCCTGAGGGTTTTTCCCAGGGGATCGGAGCCGCCGGGAAAAAGCGATTCCCTGACGTCACTTCCGATGACCGCGGTGTTTCTCGAATAGAGGATATCGTTAAGAACGAGGTTTCTGCCTTCGGAGATGTCGAAGCCGTTTGCCGCCGCGAAGTTTTCATCGGCTCCGAAAAAGGTGACGTCAGGGTTTGTCGATCGGTTTGCATAGGATGCCTGGTAGCCTGACCTTGATACTTTCAGACCGACGTTCCGGGCCTTGCCGTGCATC
It encodes the following:
- a CDS encoding ABC transporter permease codes for the protein MRFREIVIQAAYSLRANRLRSLLTTLGVAIGVFSIIAVMTALEAVDRSVTSGLSSLGSNTFEIQKYPATFFGGHGRGRYANRPNLTYEEGLAFRRLMHGKARNVGLKVSRSGYQASYANRSTNPDVTFFGADENFAAANGFDISEGRNLVLNDILYSRNTAVIGSDVRESLFPGGSDPLGKTLRVNGRIHRIVGVFNRKGAAFGQSQDNLIVIPITRYLQHIDLHSSIGITVEAYSQNEYRATLDRATGAMRIARGLTIEEPNDFEFRTNESLVESFRDFQRTISIGAFIISFMALVTAGVGIMNIMLVSVTERTREIGIRKSIGAPARTILRQFLLEALFLSLMGGSIGIVLGAGAGNIVAATFNLPLILPVLWIFVSIAVCSAIGIGFGIFPAWVAANLNPVDALRTAK
- a CDS encoding phosphate-starvation-inducible PsiE family protein, with the protein product MNKGAESETIKYHEELPSVHEDRLVGFLHRIIRAAVRVLSVLMVLVIIWGIGDVIHVLYTRLSEPPFLLLNINDLLQTFGAFLAVLIAIEIFINIRLYLGTNIVPVKLVVATALMAISRKVIILDFDKISADYLYGIAAVVLGLGISYWLVTKEAL